In Pasteurella dagmatis, the sequence TTATTATCGATTAAACCTGAGTTTGTAGAAAAAATCATTTCAGGTGAAAAAAAATTTGAGTTTAGAAAATCGCTACCAAAACGCGAAGGAATAACAACAATTGTCGTTTACTCCACAATGCCTGTTGGAAAAGTGGTCGGTGAATTTAAGATTAAAGATGTGATATCCCATACACCAGAATCACTCTGGGAAAAAACAAAAGAATTTTCTGGTATTACCAAAAATTTCTTTGATGAGTATTTTTCCACAAGAGCTTTAGCGCATGCTTTTGAAATTGACTCATTCAAATTATACGATGAACCATTAGCGATTTCAGATGTTATAGCTTCTGGCACACCTCCACAGTCTTATTGCTACATTAATTAATCAACAAACCGCCACACTGGCGGTTTTTCTTTACCCTAAATTCATTTAAAGATAATCCGTATTGTTATTGTCCGATATGTAAATTTGCACAACGCTTATTAGTAAATAGATAAGAGTGAGGCACTTCACCGTTAGGAAAATTATCCTAACGTATATATGATAAGTATCCGCCAATGGCTGACACTCTTTGAACAAGTTTTAATTAGTCCTTTTTTATAATGTAAAGAAACTCATTTTTATAGAGGGATATTAGGCAGAAATAAAGTATAAAAAACAATCAAAAATAGGGGTAGCCAACAAAAATAGTACTAGGAATAGTACTATATTTTAAGGTGTGAAAATTTAGTCTTTTAAAAATCAATGTGTTATATGGTAAATTGGACTCCCATGATCTCCGCCAATCCATAAATCAATCTTCATCAAATCCCACTGAAGCGTTAATTTTGTATTTTGCTAATATATTTTTATTAAAAATAAATATAAATTATCATGTCAAGTATTTTGTTTAAAATGTGATCAATATCAATAATTGAAACGATTAAGCATTGTAATATAACAGTAAGGTCAAACAACAATGGAGGAAAAAATGAAAAAGTCCTTATTAGTTGTATTAATGAGTGTGCTGTTAGGTGCTTGTGGTAGTGGAACAAGTGGGACAAATTTAGATTTAGTGGACAATGGAGGCTCAATTAATCCACCTGTAGAAGAGCCTAAACCAGAGGAGCCAATATTAATTGATATGGTTCCTAACCCTGATATTCTAGCTGTTGATTACATTGAGGATAAGGGGTTGAAAGATAAAGTGCTTAATACAAAGAATAGGTTTCTTTCGAGAATTTTTGGTGCTGAGTTTGATGCGATTACTTTACCTGAAGGTGTGATGACTAAAGAGGTGAATGGGAATGTCGTAAGAATGCTGAATTTGCCATATTCTGTGCTTGCTTGGCGCCAACCTAGTGCCTACACAGAAGGTGAGGAGTTTTATGACAGTAAAGAATTGCTTTCTGGGATAGGAGAATTCACTATTAAAGACAATTACCCTGCAAGTAAAGTGACTTATCGTGGTTATTCTGCAAATCCAAATGCTGTTGGAATGATGCGCTTAGATATGGACTTTGCTAGCACCACAGTATCGGGTAAGCTTTATGAGCGGAAAAATAAGGAGGGTGAAGAGCTGCCTGAGATTATCTTAAAAGAAACTAGTAACTATGCGGAAGATGCTGGGGTTGGTGCCTTATTAGGTGAAACTGATTATAAACCTATGGGAGTCGACAATAATTTAAAATACGTGGTTACTTTTGCGGGGCCTTCAGCAGATGAAGCTATCGGTTTTGTCATGGATATAGGAGAGATGTCTAATCCGCCGCTAATCTATGAGGTATTTGGTGGAAAACGAGATCTACCTAGTCCGCCACTAGATCCATAGTTAAATTTTCTCACCCCCAAGTAGCATTACTTGGGGGTTTTAGATTTAAAACTAATCAATGCTATGAAATC encodes:
- a CDS encoding ASCH domain-containing protein: MKVLLSIKPEFVEKIISGEKKFEFRKSLPKREGITTIVVYSTMPVGKVVGEFKIKDVISHTPESLWEKTKEFSGITKNFFDEYFSTRALAHAFEIDSFKLYDEPLAISDVIASGTPPQSYCYIN